One window of Streptomyces sp. SUK 48 genomic DNA carries:
- a CDS encoding AAA family ATPase — translation MDAQEPTGIVRRRLIVIALDGYKDSPPGFDEAIDAQVARITGWLADPDIEDARRFEVTRAPSVRTVGELRDFLREENLAAARYREAVVVYITGHGMRRVAPRHFLTLAETDPDRLFATAFPTSELITAVLDSWSEHVLVLVDSCFSGTLRTELTSLLEALSAERHGFDGAAVVTAGNHEERPLVGSFTERVALACERMRDETAGYTAPYLSFQEWEQLLDEVGWDDRGVEKDLVRAEWIVPHSRRRAPSACLPNPRYRAPVAAARPALRQLALTRSADTGTSPGALDEFWLERASGRAAADDPGWYFSGRAELMSRLTDFLRTGEGVLVVTGAAGSGKSALLARLVTLSDPGFAADPSYAAMVAGIPERLRPAAGAVDVAVLARNKSAGAVVQDLVTSLGPGREEPSPGQAEELPLPTLLRQVRRRTDAAAGPVTVVVDALDEASDPLAVFNDVVLPLARLRGPGGARLVRLLLGVRSSPDVAYPSGGSLLDERADHLLLRLTEALKDEGLLPGVLRSDGPDCADDIAAYAATLLLAPADSPYRGASEAAAEAATIIADAVAPSFLDARIAADQLRRAKTRQDMAEGGWPARLADGTTGLLREDVRAVSLSTGVPDTLLVAALRATAFAPGAGLPWADVWPAVTAALARPGNGYGHGTEAVDHALRTLRHSRLTGYLAMAEEDARTVYRPVHQRLTDLLLTNHELLLPRSPVPPGPSRQAPTPAERFTAAHASIAAELAAVVRRSRTRHPHPYVRRHFLHHATLGEMLNDADVPLELLAQETSGTLRSRLGLPLPAADPRRRMLTAAAVVEPYLDATVDPASRLGSIVFQRGVRGEPWEAPTGLPATLAWGRWSARVNVLAPTKGGTRSLQVLPTLDGRALVAVLSEAGSVRIWDAATGRLVSELGDTRSPVRGLCTIRATGGRTFLVTWHRRGVTLYDPGSAQPITALSLPAVDDVHVLEDGAARWKLFVITAQSAFVWRPNAHGVDESRVVEAEGFPGSGPVFRRSTSAVVRRASGHALVAFPTPEGIRLWDPFSGLTPHPPFGGDRAHVALAVSRPGKDDLLVVRMGAPVRWRLWDPFRGEPAPCPALRGRPLAALPGGTAVAYTRLNRIVVRDIDSDRENSFEADLPSIDALAVLDDPNGPRVVSAGPQGIRLWQPGHEPTLHGDGLAETLYRAPLGSYPAEPWPLCRTRCPGPDGADDVLVLGTRVGLEVHDAVTGRLVKRLDTGRVRKVEPLPSPPGGAYVMVEDRSSWSVWDLVSGTEVRPAQETGSGLQRSCVVTTAAGVPLLVRLEGRGSRSSVVWGPVDGPETGALPRSATDQPRLLTPVPAREPGTTLIAVVGMAGIEVVDLFSGRVVTTLRRSAHHRSQFRHACAVRGHHGVVLVATTSAEIFVWDTADGSLLTHWRASDTLALAAVPLSDGRTLIASAGRSGIRLWDPLTGELRHTLLTGAPVHALAVGTIASGPALHILGPAGLATLLLEERLL, via the coding sequence GTGGACGCGCAAGAGCCGACGGGAATCGTCCGGCGGCGGCTGATCGTGATCGCGTTGGACGGTTACAAGGACAGCCCCCCGGGGTTCGACGAGGCCATCGACGCCCAGGTCGCACGGATCACGGGATGGCTGGCGGACCCGGACATCGAGGACGCCCGCCGCTTCGAGGTGACCCGGGCGCCGTCGGTGCGTACGGTCGGCGAACTGCGCGACTTTCTGCGCGAGGAGAATCTGGCCGCGGCCAGGTACCGGGAAGCCGTCGTCGTCTACATCACCGGCCACGGCATGCGCCGGGTCGCGCCCCGCCACTTCCTGACGCTCGCCGAGACCGACCCGGATCGCCTGTTCGCCACGGCGTTCCCGACGAGCGAACTCATCACCGCGGTGCTCGACAGCTGGTCCGAGCACGTGCTGGTCCTCGTCGACTCCTGCTTCTCCGGCACCCTGCGCACGGAACTGACCAGCCTGCTCGAAGCCCTGTCCGCGGAGCGCCACGGGTTCGACGGAGCGGCCGTGGTCACCGCCGGCAATCACGAGGAGCGGCCGCTGGTCGGTTCGTTCACCGAGCGCGTGGCGCTGGCGTGCGAGCGCATGCGCGACGAGACGGCCGGGTACACCGCCCCGTATCTCTCCTTCCAGGAGTGGGAGCAGCTCCTGGACGAGGTCGGATGGGACGACCGGGGCGTCGAAAAGGATCTGGTCCGTGCCGAGTGGATCGTCCCGCACTCGCGCAGGCGCGCCCCCAGCGCCTGTCTGCCCAATCCGCGGTACCGGGCTCCGGTCGCCGCGGCCCGCCCGGCACTGCGCCAACTGGCCCTGACCCGGTCCGCGGACACCGGCACGAGTCCGGGCGCCCTGGACGAGTTCTGGCTGGAGCGCGCCTCGGGGCGGGCGGCCGCCGACGACCCGGGCTGGTACTTCAGCGGCCGGGCCGAGCTGATGAGCCGACTGACCGACTTCCTGCGCACGGGCGAGGGTGTGCTCGTCGTCACGGGCGCGGCCGGCTCCGGCAAGTCCGCGCTCCTGGCCCGTCTGGTGACCCTCTCCGACCCCGGGTTCGCCGCGGATCCGTCGTACGCGGCCATGGTGGCGGGAATTCCCGAACGGCTGCGGCCGGCTGCCGGGGCGGTGGACGTCGCGGTGCTGGCCCGCAACAAGTCCGCGGGGGCGGTCGTCCAGGACCTCGTCACCAGCCTCGGCCCCGGGCGCGAGGAGCCGTCGCCCGGACAGGCCGAGGAGTTGCCGCTGCCGACGCTGCTGCGACAGGTGCGCAGGCGGACCGACGCCGCCGCGGGGCCGGTCACCGTGGTCGTCGACGCGCTGGACGAAGCCAGTGACCCCCTCGCCGTCTTCAACGACGTCGTCCTGCCCCTCGCCCGCCTGCGCGGTCCGGGCGGGGCCCGTCTCGTCCGTCTCCTCCTCGGCGTCCGCAGTTCCCCGGACGTGGCATACCCGTCGGGCGGGTCCCTGCTCGACGAGCGCGCGGATCATCTGCTGCTGCGGCTGACCGAGGCGCTGAAGGACGAGGGCCTGTTGCCCGGGGTGCTGCGCAGTGACGGGCCCGACTGCGCCGACGACATCGCGGCCTACGCCGCCACGCTGCTGCTCGCACCGGCCGACAGCCCCTACCGCGGCGCGTCGGAGGCAGCCGCCGAAGCCGCCACGATCATCGCGGACGCGGTCGCGCCGTCCTTCCTGGACGCGCGGATCGCCGCCGACCAGCTGCGGCGGGCGAAGACCCGCCAGGACATGGCCGAGGGCGGGTGGCCGGCACGTCTCGCCGACGGGACCACCGGGCTGCTCCGTGAGGACGTCAGGGCCGTCTCGCTGAGCACCGGCGTCCCGGACACCCTGCTGGTCGCCGCGCTGCGCGCGACCGCGTTCGCGCCGGGCGCCGGTCTGCCCTGGGCGGATGTCTGGCCGGCCGTCACCGCCGCCCTGGCCCGGCCGGGCAATGGATACGGTCACGGCACCGAGGCCGTCGACCACGCCCTGCGGACCCTCCGCCACAGCCGCCTCACCGGCTATCTGGCCATGGCCGAGGAGGATGCCCGCACGGTCTACCGTCCGGTCCACCAGCGGCTGACCGACCTCCTGCTCACCAACCACGAGCTGCTGCTGCCCCGGTCGCCGGTCCCGCCCGGTCCTTCACGGCAGGCGCCGACCCCGGCGGAGCGGTTCACCGCGGCCCACGCCTCGATCGCCGCCGAGCTGGCCGCTGTGGTCCGGCGCTCCCGAACCCGGCACCCGCACCCGTACGTCCGCAGGCATTTCCTCCACCACGCGACCCTCGGGGAGATGCTGAACGATGCCGACGTACCCCTGGAACTGCTGGCCCAGGAGACCTCCGGCACGCTGCGGTCCCGCCTCGGGCTGCCGCTTCCGGCGGCGGACCCGCGGCGCCGGATGCTCACGGCGGCGGCGGTGGTCGAGCCCTACCTCGACGCGACCGTGGACCCGGCCTCGCGCCTGGGCAGCATCGTCTTCCAACGGGGCGTGCGGGGCGAGCCGTGGGAGGCGCCGACCGGCCTGCCGGCCACCCTGGCCTGGGGCCGGTGGTCGGCGCGCGTGAACGTTCTCGCCCCGACTAAGGGGGGGACGAGAAGCCTCCAGGTCCTGCCCACGCTGGACGGGCGGGCACTGGTCGCGGTGCTGTCGGAGGCCGGGTCCGTGCGGATCTGGGACGCGGCGACCGGCCGCCTGGTGTCCGAGCTCGGCGACACCCGCTCTCCCGTCCGTGGCCTGTGCACCATCCGGGCGACCGGGGGCCGGACGTTCCTCGTCACCTGGCACAGGAGGGGCGTGACCCTGTACGACCCCGGCTCGGCCCAGCCCATCACCGCCCTCTCCCTGCCGGCCGTCGACGACGTGCACGTCCTGGAGGACGGCGCCGCGCGCTGGAAGCTGTTCGTCATCACGGCGCAGAGCGCCTTCGTGTGGCGGCCGAACGCTCACGGCGTCGACGAGAGCCGCGTCGTCGAGGCCGAGGGTTTTCCGGGGTCGGGCCCCGTCTTCCGCCGCAGCACGTCGGCCGTGGTGCGACGGGCGAGCGGACACGCGCTCGTCGCCTTCCCCACGCCGGAGGGCATCCGCCTCTGGGACCCGTTCTCGGGCTTGACCCCGCATCCGCCGTTCGGGGGCGACCGGGCGCACGTGGCCCTCGCCGTGTCCAGACCCGGGAAGGACGACCTGCTCGTCGTACGGATGGGAGCACCTGTCCGATGGCGGCTCTGGGACCCCTTCCGGGGTGAACCCGCTCCCTGCCCCGCGCTCCGGGGGCGACCTCTGGCGGCGCTGCCCGGTGGCACGGCGGTGGCCTACACCCGGCTCAACCGCATCGTCGTGCGGGACATCGACAGCGACCGGGAGAACTCCTTCGAGGCCGACCTCCCGTCCATCGACGCCCTCGCCGTCCTGGACGACCCGAACGGCCCGCGTGTCGTCTCCGCCGGTCCCCAGGGGATCAGGCTGTGGCAACCCGGCCACGAGCCGACGCTGCACGGGGACGGTCTGGCGGAGACGCTGTACCGGGCGCCCCTCGGGTCGTACCCCGCGGAGCCGTGGCCGCTGTGCAGGACGCGATGCCCGGGCCCCGACGGAGCCGACGACGTCCTCGTGCTCGGCACCCGCGTCGGACTGGAGGTCCACGACGCCGTGACGGGGCGGCTGGTGAAGCGGTTGGACACCGGGCGGGTCAGGAAGGTCGAGCCCCTGCCGTCGCCTCCCGGCGGCGCGTACGTCATGGTCGAGGACCGCAGCTCCTGGTCGGTCTGGGACCTGGTGTCCGGCACGGAGGTGCGTCCCGCGCAGGAGACCGGCTCCGGCCTCCAGCGGTCCTGCGTCGTCACGACGGCGGCCGGTGTGCCGCTGCTGGTCCGGCTGGAGGGGCGAGGAAGCCGCAGCTCCGTGGTGTGGGGTCCGGTCGACGGCCCCGAGACCGGCGCCCTGCCCAGGTCGGCCACCGATCAGCCGCGCCTCCTGACACCCGTTCCCGCGCGGGAGCCGGGCACCACCCTGATCGCCGTGGTGGGCATGGCCGGCATCGAAGTCGTCGACCTGTTCTCGGGTCGCGTCGTCACCACGCTGAGACGGTCTGCCCATCACCGGTCGCAGTTCCGGCACGCGTGCGCTGTCCGCGGCCACCACGGGGTGGTGCTGGTCGCGACCACATCGGCCGAGATCTTCGTCTGGGACACGGCCGACGGCTCTCTCCTCACCCACTGGAGAGCTTCCGACACCCTGGCGCTGGCCGCGGTGCCCCTGTCGGACGGCCGGACACTGATCGCCTCCGCGGGCCGAAGCGGCATCCGCCTCTGGGACCCGCTGACCGGCGAGCTCCGCCACACCCTCCTCACCGGCGCCCCGGTCCACGCACTGGCCGTCGGCACCATCGCCTCAGGCCCCGCACTGCACATCCTCGGCCCGGCGGGACTGGCCACGCTCCTGCTGGAGGAGCGGCTGCTGTGA
- a CDS encoding non-ribosomal peptide synthetase, whose translation MTTGPAPAGAPNDVDARTVSFAQRRLWFMDQLAGSSSGSMLPLVLRLRGRLDADRLERSLGGIVDRHEVLRTRFTAVDGEPAAVVDAPAAFTLHRVTADGPADLYARCLGRPVDLAEEHPVRATLARIAEDEHLLLVEVHHIAVDGWSWGVLLTELAAGYRGEEVAPPAVQYAALAHAQAERLSGARLERLLGHWRERLTGLTPLELPTDRPRPRVWDGSGDVVRFDLPADLVAVVDGLARSRRVTRYMVLLTAYQALLGHWSGRTDVAVCSTLADRAQRGAAELIGPLVNTVVLRTDLSGRPAFEALLERVRRRVPADLSHAEAPFDLVVGALGGSRDLSRHPLAQASFTLLNSPIRPVRMADLEVALVEPPLTETPLDVFLDLTLRTDGSIAAILQYATALFDAATMRAFATAYTALLRAVIAEPATPVHELARALPTGPGAPARPGSDWHHAPDRPAAPADPVAFTGRPEALALRCGDDSATYAELDAMSGGLAAALRAAGVGAGSPVGVVLRRGLWSVAAIEGIWRAGGVYVPLDPELPAQRLAFMAEEVGLACVVTAPATAGAAAPLAPVAVDVTAVTPDADGPRHRPDPRQLAHVIFTSGSTGRPKAVGVEHAALASHVAAARQRLGITAADRVLAFASFSFDASLDQVLPALTSGATVVMRPEEPWLPTQVPEIVQRHELTVVNVPPTYWSELALSLDRRLAAALAPLRLLVLGGEAVPADTLAVWRATVPWVRVCNAYGPTETTVTATTHDAGEPLADSVPIGRPLGDRRVYVVDADDEQVPVGVSGELLIGGTELARGYLNRPALTADRFVPDPYGPPGGRLYRTGDVVRWTPRGELEFVGRRDDQVKIRGFRVELGEVEVVLRACPLVAAAAVRPDRATGQTLTGYVVPAADAPSAPERAQLRTWCARYLPHYAVPADFVALDALPVGVSGKLDRSALPDPDRGRPADDAGFAAPRDETERIVAEVWADVLGLERIGIDDSFFDLGGHSLLATMAVSRIAGRLGRDIELRTVFEYPTVRGFAPRVAGARTSGSAEVVPVDRARPLPLSFAQERLWFLDRTSDRGDSYLLWYSWRVRGGLERAAWQQALDDSVARHEVLRTALTESDGRPVQQVCDPVGVPLLWEAAPGGVDEESRLDAVRQRAAALATRRFDLARPPLLRAGVWELADDDHVVVLALHHAVTDGWSKGVLLDELAHHYAARRAGRAAQLPPLPVQYGDFAVWQRERAESGALEPQLAYWERVLARTPALELPTDRPRPAAFTGRGGAVEIDLPAELVHRVDAFARERGATRFMVLLAAAQAVLARWSGQTDVPVGTPVAGRDRLELEPLVGFFVNTVVLRTDLSGRPTFAGLVDRVREVVLGAFGHQEVPFERVVERLRPARDLSRNPLFQVMVDVQDASTGGSGLPGLDTGDFRLPWESAKFDLTATFVVRPDGFALNVEYAADLFEPATATRFARHVGRLLDAFLTEPDTRVDAAPLLSAGERDLLVATAGRNVPAAPAFRVAGRPEDPAVVCEGAGLDYARLDALTGGLAAGLAAGGVVPGDPVGVCVGRGVWSVAAMLAVWRAGGVYVPLDALLPEDRLRYMLREAGVRHVVADARTGARVTALGVRATAVEDVRPLPDGPRHTPDPDDLAYVIFTSGSTGRPKAVGVEHHALDAHVAAARERFALRAEDRVLTFASTSFDASLEQILPALSTGATVIVRPDEIWAPEELAARVAAERVTVMELTPSYWAELVSHLDRLAPRLASLRLLVTGGEALPADPLTRWFGHLPQVPVLNTYGPTESVISATAHTVDGARGGRVPIGRPLGGRRTYVVDALGELVPEGVPGELLVGGHELARGYLGQPALTAERFEPDPFGALGGRVYRTGDVVRRLPSGELEFLGRNDDQVKIRGFRVEPKETEAVLRGHPGVRGAAVVVRTLRGEAALVGYVVGDGLSEEILQTHCRAQLAHYLVPSAFVLLDALPLTVQGKLDTAALPEPAAPEPETFVAPRSPAETVVAQIWCEVLDLPRVGVHDDFFALGGHSLRAVAVASRLRTAFDCPLQVRDLFEHPTVGRLAAEVERRLLELISQMSDDEIDLSLTADF comes from the coding sequence GTGACTACAGGCCCGGCCCCTGCGGGGGCGCCGAACGACGTGGACGCCCGGACGGTGTCCTTCGCGCAGCGCCGGCTGTGGTTCATGGACCAGCTGGCGGGCTCCTCCAGCGGGTCGATGCTGCCGCTGGTGCTGCGCCTGCGGGGGCGCCTCGACGCCGACCGGCTGGAGCGGTCGCTGGGCGGGATCGTGGACCGGCACGAGGTGCTGCGCACCCGGTTCACCGCCGTGGACGGGGAGCCGGCGGCGGTCGTGGACGCGCCCGCCGCCTTCACCCTGCACCGGGTCACGGCCGACGGACCGGCCGATCTGTACGCCCGCTGCCTGGGCCGTCCCGTCGACCTCGCCGAGGAGCACCCGGTCCGCGCCACCCTCGCCCGGATCGCCGAGGACGAGCACCTGCTGCTGGTCGAGGTCCACCACATCGCCGTGGACGGGTGGTCCTGGGGCGTGCTGCTGACGGAACTGGCCGCCGGATACCGGGGCGAGGAGGTCGCCCCGCCCGCCGTGCAGTACGCCGCACTCGCCCACGCGCAGGCCGAACGGCTCTCCGGCGCCCGGCTGGAACGGCTGCTCGGGCACTGGCGGGAGCGGCTGACCGGGCTGACCCCGCTGGAACTGCCCACCGACCGGCCGCGGCCCCGGGTCTGGGACGGCTCCGGTGACGTCGTCCGCTTCGACCTGCCCGCCGACCTGGTCGCCGTCGTGGACGGGCTGGCCCGGTCCCGCCGCGTCACCCGCTACATGGTGCTGCTCACCGCCTACCAGGCGCTGCTCGGCCACTGGTCCGGCCGTACCGACGTCGCCGTGTGCAGCACGCTCGCCGACCGGGCCCAGCGCGGTGCCGCCGAGCTGATCGGCCCGCTGGTGAACACCGTCGTGCTGCGCACGGACCTGTCCGGGCGGCCCGCCTTCGAGGCCCTGCTGGAGCGGGTACGGCGCCGGGTGCCGGCCGATCTGTCCCATGCGGAGGCCCCCTTCGACCTGGTGGTCGGCGCGCTCGGCGGCTCCCGGGACCTGTCCCGGCACCCGCTCGCCCAGGCGTCGTTCACCCTGCTCAACTCCCCGATCCGGCCGGTGCGGATGGCGGACCTGGAGGTGGCGCTCGTCGAACCGCCGCTGACCGAGACCCCGCTGGACGTCTTCCTTGACCTGACCCTGCGCACGGACGGCAGCATCGCCGCCATCCTCCAGTACGCCACCGCCCTGTTCGACGCCGCCACGATGCGCGCGTTCGCGACGGCGTACACCGCCCTGCTGCGGGCCGTCATCGCCGAACCCGCCACCCCCGTGCACGAGTTGGCGCGCGCCCTGCCCACCGGACCCGGCGCGCCCGCTCGGCCCGGGAGCGACTGGCACCACGCACCCGACCGGCCCGCGGCTCCCGCCGACCCGGTCGCCTTCACCGGACGGCCCGAGGCGCTCGCGCTGCGCTGCGGCGACGACAGTGCCACCTACGCGGAACTCGATGCCATGTCCGGCGGACTCGCCGCCGCACTGCGCGCCGCCGGAGTCGGCGCGGGCAGCCCGGTCGGTGTCGTCCTGCGCCGCGGCCTGTGGTCGGTCGCCGCCATCGAGGGGATCTGGCGGGCGGGCGGGGTGTATGTGCCGCTCGACCCCGAACTGCCCGCGCAACGGCTCGCGTTCATGGCGGAAGAGGTCGGGCTCGCCTGCGTCGTCACCGCACCGGCCACGGCCGGCGCCGCCGCCCCGCTCGCGCCCGTCGCCGTCGACGTCACCGCCGTCACCCCGGACGCGGACGGGCCCCGCCACCGGCCCGACCCCCGCCAGCTCGCCCACGTCATCTTCACCTCCGGGTCCACCGGACGCCCCAAGGCGGTCGGCGTCGAACACGCCGCGCTCGCCTCGCACGTGGCCGCCGCCCGGCAGCGCCTCGGCATCACCGCCGCCGACCGGGTGCTGGCCTTCGCCTCCTTCTCCTTCGACGCCTCCCTCGACCAGGTGCTGCCCGCCCTCACCTCCGGCGCCACCGTCGTCATGCGCCCCGAGGAGCCCTGGCTGCCCACCCAGGTGCCGGAGATCGTCCAGCGGCACGAGCTGACCGTGGTCAATGTGCCGCCCACCTACTGGTCCGAGCTGGCCCTCTCCCTCGACCGCCGGCTGGCCGCCGCCCTCGCCCCGCTCAGGCTGCTGGTCCTCGGCGGTGAGGCGGTACCGGCCGACACCCTGGCGGTCTGGCGGGCCACCGTACCCTGGGTGCGGGTCTGCAACGCCTACGGGCCCACCGAGACCACCGTCACCGCCACCACCCACGACGCCGGGGAACCGCTCGCCGACAGCGTGCCTATCGGCCGTCCGCTCGGCGACCGGCGGGTGTACGTGGTGGACGCGGACGACGAGCAGGTGCCCGTCGGCGTCTCGGGTGAACTCCTCATCGGAGGCACCGAGTTGGCGCGCGGCTACCTCAACCGCCCCGCGCTGACCGCCGACCGCTTCGTACCGGACCCGTACGGGCCGCCCGGCGGGCGCCTCTACCGCACCGGCGACGTCGTGCGCTGGACGCCCCGGGGAGAGCTGGAGTTCGTCGGCCGCCGCGACGACCAGGTCAAGATCCGCGGCTTCAGGGTCGAACTCGGCGAGGTGGAGGTCGTGTTGCGCGCCTGCCCGCTGGTCGCCGCGGCCGCCGTCCGGCCCGACCGTGCCACCGGACAGACCCTGACCGGCTATGTCGTACCCGCCGCGGACGCCCCCTCGGCGCCCGAGCGGGCACAGCTGCGGACCTGGTGCGCCCGCTATCTGCCGCACTACGCCGTCCCCGCCGACTTCGTCGCCCTGGACGCCCTCCCTGTCGGTGTCTCCGGCAAGCTCGACCGGAGCGCCCTGCCCGACCCCGACCGGGGCCGCCCGGCCGACGACGCGGGCTTCGCCGCGCCCCGCGACGAGACCGAGCGGATCGTCGCCGAGGTGTGGGCCGATGTGCTGGGCCTGGAGCGGATCGGCATCGACGACAGCTTCTTCGACCTGGGCGGGCACTCCCTGCTCGCCACCATGGCGGTCTCCCGGATCGCCGGACGGCTCGGCCGGGACATCGAACTGCGCACCGTCTTCGAGTACCCGACCGTGCGCGGCTTCGCCCCGCGCGTGGCCGGCGCCCGCACCTCGGGCAGTGCCGAGGTGGTGCCCGTCGACCGCGCCCGCCCGCTGCCGCTGTCCTTCGCGCAGGAACGCCTGTGGTTCCTCGACCGCACCTCCGACCGCGGCGACTCCTATCTGCTCTGGTACAGCTGGCGGGTCCGCGGCGGGCTCGAACGCGCCGCCTGGCAGCAGGCGTTGGACGATTCCGTGGCCCGGCACGAGGTGCTGCGCACGGCGCTGACCGAGTCCGACGGCCGCCCCGTGCAGCAGGTGTGCGATCCGGTGGGCGTGCCCCTGCTCTGGGAGGCGGCGCCCGGGGGCGTGGACGAGGAGTCCCGCCTGGACGCCGTACGGCAGCGGGCCGCGGCCCTCGCCACCCGCCGCTTCGACCTCGCCCGGCCGCCGCTGCTCCGGGCCGGGGTGTGGGAGCTGGCCGACGACGACCACGTGGTCGTGCTCGCCCTGCACCACGCCGTCACCGACGGCTGGTCCAAGGGCGTCCTGCTGGACGAGCTGGCCCACCACTACGCGGCCCGGCGGGCGGGCCGGGCGGCCCAGCTGCCACCGCTGCCCGTCCAATACGGCGACTTCGCGGTGTGGCAGCGTGAACGCGCCGAGAGCGGCGCGCTGGAACCGCAACTCGCCTACTGGGAAAGGGTGCTGGCGCGGACGCCCGCGCTGGAGCTGCCCACCGACCGGCCCCGGCCGGCCGCGTTCACCGGACGGGGCGGCGCCGTCGAGATCGACCTGCCCGCCGAGCTGGTGCACCGCGTGGACGCCTTCGCCCGGGAGCGCGGCGCGACCCGGTTCATGGTGCTGCTGGCCGCCGCCCAGGCCGTGCTGGCCCGCTGGTCCGGGCAGACCGACGTGCCGGTCGGCACACCCGTAGCCGGGCGCGACCGTCTCGAACTGGAGCCGCTGGTCGGCTTCTTCGTGAACACCGTGGTGCTGCGCACGGATCTGTCCGGGCGGCCCACCTTCGCCGGGCTCGTGGACCGGGTGCGGGAGGTGGTGCTGGGCGCCTTCGGCCACCAGGAGGTGCCGTTCGAACGGGTCGTGGAGCGGCTCCGCCCCGCCCGCGACCTGTCCCGCAACCCCCTGTTCCAGGTGATGGTGGACGTCCAGGACGCCTCCACCGGCGGCTCGGGGCTGCCGGGGCTCGACACCGGTGACTTCCGGCTCCCCTGGGAGTCGGCCAAGTTCGACCTGACGGCCACCTTCGTGGTGCGCCCGGACGGGTTCGCGCTCAACGTCGAGTACGCCGCCGACCTGTTCGAGCCGGCCACCGCCACCCGGTTCGCCCGCCATGTCGGACGCCTGCTGGACGCCTTCCTCACGGAGCCGGACACCCGGGTCGACGCGGCACCGCTGCTGTCCGCGGGGGAGCGCGACCTGCTGGTGGCGACGGCGGGGCGAAACGTGCCGGCCGCACCGGCGTTCCGGGTGGCGGGCCGCCCCGAGGACCCCGCCGTGGTGTGCGAGGGTGCCGGTCTCGACTACGCCCGGCTGGACGCCCTGACGGGCGGACTGGCCGCCGGCCTCGCCGCCGGGGGAGTGGTCCCCGGCGACCCCGTCGGCGTGTGCGTCGGGCGTGGCGTCTGGTCCGTGGCCGCGATGCTCGCCGTCTGGCGGGCGGGCGGAGTCTACGTCCCGCTCGACGCCCTGCTGCCCGAGGACCGGCTCCGGTACATGCTCCGGGAGGCCGGGGTGCGGCACGTCGTGGCCGACGCGCGCACCGGCGCCAGGGTCACCGCGCTCGGGGTGCGCGCCACCGCCGTGGAGGACGTACGACCGCTGCCCGACGGCCCCCGCCACACCCCCGACCCGGACGACCTCGCCTACGTCATCTTCACCTCGGGCTCGACGGGCCGCCCCAAGGCCGTCGGGGTCGAGCACCACGCCCTCGACGCCCATGTGGCCGCCGCCCGCGAGCGGTTCGCGCTCCGGGCCGAGGACCGGGTGCTCACCTTCGCGTCCACCTCGTTCGACGCCTCGCTGGAGCAGATCCTGCCCGCGCTGAGCACCGGCGCCACGGTGATCGTGCGCCCGGACGAGATCTGGGCGCCGGAGGAACTGGCCGCCCGGGTCGCGGCCGAGCGGGTCACGGTCATGGAACTGACCCCGTCCTACTGGGCGGAGCTGGTGTCCCACCTGGACCGGCTCGCCCCGCGGCTCGCCTCGCTGCGGCTGCTCGTGACCGGCGGCGAGGCGCTGCCCGCCGACCCGCTCACGCGGTGGTTCGGGCACCTGCCCCAGGTGCCCGTGCTCAACACCTACGGGCCCACCGAGTCGGTGATCTCGGCCACCGCGCACACCGTCGACGGCGCCCGCGGCGGCCGGGTACCCATCGGCCGGCCCCTGGGCGGACGCCGTACCTACGTGGTGGACGCGCTGGGCGAACTCGTCCCCGAGGGCGTGCCCGGCGAACTCCTGGTCGGCGGGCACGAGTTGGCCCGTGGCTATCTGGGGCAGCCGGCGCTGACCGCCGAGCGGTTCGAGCCCGACCCGTTCGGGGCGCTCGGCGGACGGGTGTACCGCACCGGGGACGTCGTACGCCGACTGCCCTCCGGTGAACTGGAGTTCCTCGGCCGCAACGACGACCAGGTGAAGATCCGGGGCTTCCGTGTGGAGCCCAAGGAGACCGAGGCGGTGCTGCGCGGGCACCCCGGGGTGCGGGGCGCGGCGGTCGTCGTGCGCACCCTGCGCGGCGAGGCCGCCCTGGTGGGCTACGTCGTCGGCGACGGATTGTCGGAGGAGATCCTCCAGACACACTGCCGGGCCCAACTGGCCCACTACCTGGTGCCGTCGGCGTTCGTCCTGCTCGACGCGCTGCCGCTGACGGTACAGGGCAAGCTGGACACCGCCGCCCTGCCCGAGCCCGCGGCGCCCGAGCCGGAGACCTTCGTGGCGCCCCGCAGCCCGGCCGAGACGGTCGTCGCACAGATCTGGTGCGAGGTCCTCGACCTGCCCCGGGTCGGCGTCCACGACGACTTCTTCGCCCTGGGTGGCCACTCCCTGCGCGCCGTCGCCGTCGCCTCCAGACTGCGCACCGCGTTCGACTGCCCGCTCCAGGTCCGGGACCTGTTCGAGCATCCCACGGTGGGGCGGCTCGCCGCCGAGGTGGAGCGCCGGCTGCTGGAGCTGATCTCGCAGATGAGCGACGACGAGATCGACCTCTCCCTCACCGCCGATTTCTGA